A genomic stretch from Edaphobacter aggregans includes:
- a CDS encoding PP2C family protein-serine/threonine phosphatase, with translation MLRNIGNLQSTRSRRNSSTVRSAIMSSMASPSSSELLRHEIDSLAREKLDLHSQLFEAARIQRKLSGPRMFRNVNLQFASEVFAARYLSGDFTTFSQDGSRVLVVLGDIAGKGIAAGMWFTNMAGLLQSYGGPNANPSMIATQVNRHLCELRPVAPFVTAFLAQIDCDLGLIDYCNAGHFPPILLHSDGRADLLQIGGPLLGAIEPAAFQTGRVVLQPGDALVAYSDGILECRNASGEEFGTDRLIAALKGIEKQSAQTTLMMLLAVVQDYANGLPLCDDVSLTVIQYAH, from the coding sequence ATGCTAAGAAATATTGGCAACCTGCAATCCACTCGTAGCCGCCGAAATTCCAGCACGGTGCGATCCGCGATCATGTCATCCATGGCGTCGCCGTCATCGAGTGAGCTGCTGCGGCACGAGATCGACTCACTGGCACGAGAGAAGCTTGATCTTCATTCGCAACTGTTTGAGGCGGCCCGCATCCAGCGCAAACTCAGCGGCCCGCGTATGTTCCGCAACGTCAACTTACAGTTTGCCAGCGAAGTCTTTGCAGCTCGCTATCTTTCAGGTGACTTCACAACGTTCTCGCAAGACGGTTCCAGGGTTCTCGTAGTGCTCGGAGACATTGCTGGAAAAGGCATTGCTGCTGGCATGTGGTTCACGAACATGGCAGGACTCCTGCAAAGTTACGGTGGACCGAACGCAAACCCGTCAATGATTGCTACACAAGTGAATCGCCACCTCTGCGAACTGCGGCCGGTTGCACCGTTCGTCACCGCATTTCTCGCGCAGATTGACTGCGATCTCGGGTTGATCGACTACTGCAACGCCGGCCATTTTCCGCCGATACTGCTTCACTCGGATGGCCGAGCTGATTTGCTCCAGATCGGCGGCCCACTCCTGGGTGCGATCGAACCTGCAGCGTTTCAAACAGGCAGGGTGGTTCTCCAACCCGGCGATGCACTGGTTGCATACTCCGATGGCATCCTTGAATGCCGTAATGCTTCAGGAGAAGAGTTCGGAACGGACCGCCTGATAGCGGCACTAAAAGGAATCGAAAAGCAATCCGCCCAAACCACACTCATGATGCTCCTTGCCGTTGTACAGGACTACGCCAATGGCCTTCCACTTTGCGACGACGTCAGCTTGACAGTGATTCAGTACGCGCATTGA